The Cardiocondyla obscurior isolate alpha-2009 linkage group LG05, Cobs3.1, whole genome shotgun sequence genomic sequence GCACGATCTAATTTGAGGTGTTATCGTAGCTCGCATTTTATAACAGCTTCGACTTTCGTGAAATTGCATTCGTTcgtaaaattactttattaattcgcgtagagtaaaaataaatgggaATCAAACGGAAATTTCGAGTCTAtcgtaattttaaacaaaacagttttaatataaaaagtggAAATTCACGTAAAGTGCCAGAAAAAATGAGTAGCACcgatggaaaaaaattctgctcaatattaatttcggtttttttttcttttttcttttttttttaatgcaatttcgTGTTATGAATTGTTCTCTTGCGTTTGCGGGAGCAATTTTCGAGACACATTGTTAAGAGTGATTGCTCGAAGATAAGACATGCATTATTCAAGATAATAATTCTCTTAGGGAATCTTGTATTTCGCTTTATTGCAACTCGCATGAACGGATCTCACGtttaaaagtaattgaataGTTCAAAAGTGGTCgaatacgttttattaaacCACTGGGGATTgctttatttcttcttctagACAAATtatccgagtggaaattgattccaaTCGcaacctaataattagctagccaattcgtaGTTCGTCTCGTGGCTTTCTAGCAAAATCGTTCGGCTGCGAGCCAGAAATGTTACACTCAAGACGTACTAGGTAcgagataaatatttctagCTGATAACGCCGACCACCGCGGTaatgtgagtacgtgcgtgtgtttacatcggccggaATTTCTCGAGCTctaagttcgcaaggtggaggacgcgtgGACGGCGGgcggcaagaaccggtttgcccggcaaattcggcagtcgagcgaccGTTGCGTATGGTCAAGCTCACAACAGTAAAaaagtacgcgacgaaaaaagttcagatatctatttagatacacggTCCGCGCTGAACAGTtaagaaatgtatttaatctgcgcgatctaaccactggCTGCAAAATCGCTCGTGAAAACTTGGAAATCAtgttgctttttaattaaacggagATGCAAAATTGTGAGcttcagtaaaataattatacgcgaataaaaaatgtgcTCGAATGTTTCCTCGATTTTACGCATCTTGCTCAGGCATACATTCACATCGTGCAAATCCTAAATAATGTGAAACTTGGCTTGTTTCAGACACAGTTATGTTTTCTGCCTAATGGGAAAAGTTTTCGCATTTTACCTTCGCAAAATGATTCCGTGACATGAACTTTTTAATGTTCAGCGTGCaacaaatgtatatttatttctacgcCATTAAAAGTAGAGTACAAAACATCACGGGCTTTGCATtagaaatttcaaattatttttccattcCGTGCAAAGGGCATTATCTTTCACCGTGCGTGTAGTTCAAATAATGCGCGCATAAAGATTCGATTTAAATTCATCGGAACTCGTGCCACGAAAACGCCGAAAGGGACGACGAACCAACGAacgttgcaataaaattacgcaaatgtgttcataaataataatagttcGATCGCGCAAGAGAGAGGCAATCTTTTGACGAGCAACTATTGGCCGTTTACAGTTTTcggctgaaaaaaaaaaaaaaaaaaaaagagccatCGCGTCCTCGCCCCgtgaattatttcttatcgATCAATCGACTTGAATGCCTATTTCGGTCCGTAGTAACAGTTTCTGTGTgccatacattttttttatctacttctATTAAAcagatttacatttttattacaaaatgatTACCCCGATTTAAAATACAGACTCGTTCCGTTTGTTCATCTTCATCTATAATTCCCACTCAGAGCCCTTACTTTCGGATTAGCTTCTCTTCATTATGTCGCTTCGCATTTGTAATTCAACAtctcgatatttaattttttctatattttaaatattatattttttgtgacGTTAACGCGGAGTCCTGTATGTCTTTATATACTATTcatcgatttattattatactacTTAAATTCCAATCAATTTGTACTTTTCAATCACTGAACAGAGATGTCTGAACGGCAAAGCGTCACGCCAACTGCGGGGTCGAAGCcgggcgtcggcgtcggcgtcggcgccGACGCCGAGCGTCGAACAGGTATAAGCGTTCGTGCCGGCACGACGCTCATGAAGAGCGTTTCCATATTCCTGACGAGCGGTCGTAAGGCGTCGGCGAATTCCAAACGGCAGATCTCCGCCGCGTCCGGCAAGGACGAGTCCTCAAGAAGAAGACGTCGCAGAAGGATGCCGGAGGGCGGAGGCGTCAGGAATTCCGCGTATATCGTTAAAGTGATAGAAtcccttaaaaaaaagacgagattCTCCAGGCGAGTTTATAGGAAACGCACGTACGCGATAGTCGCGATCATTTTTCGAATTTTGCCAtcattcaattattattattcacgacaaataaaagacaaatataattttaatatgcacGAACcgagggataaaaaaaaaattagataattcgaaagaataattttcttcactgagaattaaaatttatgatgGACGTTACCACAagtttaatcttttttaattcgctcAGCAGGGTGGAACTGGATAATCTCTGTAagctgtataaaaaattaactaccAATTCCAGTCAACAACAAGTTGGACGATCAATGTCTGCCGGTGGAAGGCCACAATCGAGGCCAGCTATCGAGGTAATTGTGCGGCACGCAACGAAAGTTGACTACCGGTATATATttgtaccaaaaaaaaaaatatatttatatatgtcgacctatttcgttaattatattcaattaactgaaaattatcttaaatttatactGTCCAGAAAATCGACAGAGCTATTTTCCGAGAGCTCCTGCACAATACGTTTCACGTGATCACGGAGGATATCCTGGTGGAGCGTTTATTTTGCTGTTGGGATCGAGAGATCGAGGGTGCTATCAGACTCGAGCCGTGGATCATGGGACTCGATGTGTTCCTACGCGGCAGCCTGCGTGACAAAATTGCTTTCTGCTTCCACGTATACGATCTAAACAACGACGGCTACATCACGAAAGACGAGATCTTTCAATTGctcaagtaaaaatattaagatctTATTAATTCCCATCGACGTGACTGCGTCCGCTTTACCTATAATCGCTATTTCCCGTAAAGTGATTTTTTCGAactcgcttctttttttaaattaaataaaaaacaaattaagtACACACCGATTCCGTAGAAACTGCCTGATGAAGCAGCCCGGTGAGGAAGATCCGGACGAAGGAGTGAAGGATCTATCGGAGCTGGCGCTGAAGAAACTCGATGTCGACCACGACGGAAAAATATCGTTTAGAGACTACGAGACGGCGGTCAAGAAGGAACCACTGCTACTGGAAGCCTTCGGGCAGTGTTTGCCCACCGAAGAAACTTGCGCGAGCTTCTTAGCGAGTCTTCAACCATGAAAACGGCACCGGTCccgttataaattatatttcaaacgcGTTTCcgataagacatttttttacgGCCGATCGATTAATAATCGTGTCGTTTCTTCCTTCGAGAAACCTCCTTATCGTTACTAATATCATTTATCAATAGGTGCAATTGCGATACGCGCCGCTATTCTAGAAATAGGTCAACCCGATTGAATATTTGTACGTGTGTAATTGAGCAGAAAATATACGAGTTGCCATAATGTGACATTGAAGTTTGATGTGGTGCGCAAATGAAAATGTGATACGTTAAGAGCCGTCATTAAAATCAGACAACGTCCAAAGTGTTGAATGTTAATTTACGATCATATTTAAAGCGGCTGCTTTCAGACCCGTCGAAGTAAATGGTAAAATGTGGCCGGGCAGTTTAGTTTTGTTCGTTGTTAACGCGTTGATTCCattggtaaaataaaatatttaaacctttttttctgttaattttactgaaagctaattttaatataatcgaGAAAAGAGCTCTgctaaattgaaaataaagctAGTGTTTAATGCacgatgtaaaaaattatactaaaGTAATTGTAATTGAAACGGCAAAGGGCAAGAGACGACGATGTAgattttctgaaattttttaaaggtaATATGCATC encodes the following:
- the LOC139102490 gene encoding calaxin-like, giving the protein MSERQSVTPTAGSKPGVGVGVGADAERRTGISVRAGTTLMKSVSIFLTSGRKASANSKRQISAASGKDESSRRRRRRRMPEGGGVRNSAYIVKVIESLKKKTRFSRVELDNLCKLYKKLTTNSSQQQVGRSMSAGGRPQSRPAIEKIDRAIFRELLHNTFHVITEDILVERLFCCWDREIEGAIRLEPWIMGLDVFLRGSLRDKIAFCFHVYDLNNDGYITKDEIFQLLKNCLMKQPGEEDPDEGVKDLSELALKKLDVDHDGKISFRDYETAVKKEPLLLEAFGQCLPTEETCASFLASLQP